One segment of Armatimonadia bacterium DNA contains the following:
- a CDS encoding glycosyltransferase family 4 protein yields the protein MPTREEGSRENPPRRQGRDDRPLKVLYVHHAPMAGGACESLLSLLRHLPPEVAGTLLSPPGGALSVPGAAGRADLRPVSPLQLHWSLSPAVLLKARADLARLSQEILRAQKAFAADLIHANTWPAALAATQARLGGVPVIWHVRDLRIRPVVLNRLGGQASDCIAISRAVREFLLAQGAAPERVHLVYNGLDREEFRPRRSRDEVRQELGLPAEARVMMAVGDLVTWKRHDLLLEAAAILQARVPDLLLVVVGGHGERHEQRRSELEKLAQDLGVAGMVRFTGHREDVADLLQACDVFVHAALDEPFGRVVLEAMALGRPVVVYDAAGPGELVRNEVSGLAVTPVGSAEALAGGVLRMLTEPDLALRCGEQARERVAAEFTADRMAAETVALYRRVLERSEA from the coding sequence ACCACGCGCCGATGGCCGGTGGCGCCTGCGAGAGCCTGTTGTCCCTCTTGCGCCATCTGCCGCCCGAGGTCGCGGGCACCTTGCTGAGCCCTCCGGGAGGAGCGCTGTCAGTCCCGGGGGCCGCTGGGAGGGCTGACCTGCGGCCCGTGTCCCCGCTGCAGCTTCACTGGTCTCTATCCCCGGCGGTACTGCTCAAGGCGCGCGCCGACCTCGCCAGACTCTCCCAAGAGATTCTACGAGCGCAGAAGGCCTTTGCCGCCGACCTGATCCATGCAAACACCTGGCCTGCGGCTCTGGCGGCTACCCAGGCACGCCTCGGCGGCGTCCCCGTGATCTGGCACGTGCGTGACCTGCGAATTCGACCGGTCGTTTTGAACCGTCTCGGCGGGCAGGCCTCCGACTGCATCGCCATCTCCCGGGCGGTGCGAGAGTTCCTCCTGGCCCAGGGAGCGGCGCCCGAGAGGGTGCACCTGGTCTACAATGGGCTTGACCGGGAGGAGTTCCGCCCCCGGCGTAGCCGAGACGAAGTGCGTCAGGAGCTGGGGCTGCCTGCTGAGGCACGCGTCATGATGGCCGTCGGCGACCTGGTGACCTGGAAGCGCCACGACCTGCTTCTGGAGGCGGCAGCAATACTCCAAGCGAGAGTGCCTGACCTTCTGCTTGTGGTGGTCGGCGGCCATGGGGAGCGCCATGAGCAGCGTCGAAGCGAGTTGGAGAAGCTGGCGCAGGACCTGGGCGTCGCGGGGATGGTGCGCTTCACGGGCCATCGCGAGGACGTCGCGGATCTACTCCAGGCCTGTGACGTCTTCGTTCATGCAGCGCTGGATGAGCCCTTCGGTCGCGTGGTCCTGGAGGCCATGGCCCTGGGCAGGCCGGTGGTGGTCTACGACGCCGCCGGTCCCGGCGAGCTGGTACGAAACGAGGTGTCAGGCCTCGCGGTGACGCCGGTCGGAAGTGCCGAGGCCCTTGCCGGGGGTGTGCTGCGAATGCTGACAGAGCCGGACCTGGCCCTGCGCTGTGGTGAGCAGGCCCGGGAGCGGGTCGCGGCTGAGTTCACCGCGGACAGGATGGCGGCGGAGACGGTCGCCCTCTACCGACGAGTCCTCGAAAGGTCCGAAGCGTGA